One Ignavibacterium album JCM 16511 genomic region harbors:
- the fliR gene encoding flagellar biosynthetic protein FliR — protein sequence MFLIFLRISSALVSAPFFGNKIIPAVTKVFISLVISYIIFLSTDHSAIKDVPTGWLLLVYSFKEVITGLIIGFALQFVFFGVSYAGTLIGFEIGLNLAEVFNPSEEINSNIIGELLYYSAIMIFLLINGHHYLIRALQQSFNIIGIGMFSFHEPLYQTIIKLAGSVFVIAVKIATPIIVSFFLINIAEGIVSRMIPNMQVFFVTQPLKVGLGLFMLGVISPVFIYIIKDLLRNYENQLYVLITSMSS from the coding sequence TTGTTTTTAATTTTTCTCAGAATTTCTTCTGCGTTAGTCTCTGCTCCATTTTTCGGCAATAAGATTATTCCGGCTGTTACCAAAGTGTTCATCTCGTTGGTTATAAGCTATATAATTTTTTTATCAACAGATCACTCTGCAATCAAAGATGTTCCCACCGGATGGCTTTTGTTGGTTTATTCATTTAAAGAAGTAATCACAGGTTTGATAATTGGTTTTGCTCTTCAGTTTGTTTTCTTTGGTGTCAGCTATGCAGGAACACTGATTGGTTTTGAAATCGGATTAAATCTTGCTGAAGTATTTAATCCCTCGGAAGAAATTAACTCAAATATTATTGGTGAACTTCTTTACTATAGTGCGATAATGATTTTTTTGCTTATCAACGGTCATCATTATCTGATAAGAGCATTGCAGCAATCTTTTAATATTATCGGTATCGGAATGTTTTCATTCCACGAACCACTTTATCAGACAATTATAAAACTTGCAGGAAGTGTATTTGTGATTGCTGTTAAAATAGCAACACCGATAATTGTTTCATTCTTCCTGATAAACATTGCTGAAGGAATTGTTTCCAGAATGATTCCAAATATGCAGGTTTTCTTTGTTACTCAGCCATTAAAAGTCGGACTTGGTTTATTTATGCTCGGAGTAATCTCGCCGGTATTTATTTATATAATAAAAGATTTGCTTCGCAATTATGAAAATCAGCTATATGTATTAATAACTTCTATGAGTTCATAA
- the flhB gene encoding flagellar biosynthesis protein FlhB, which yields MAEFDGQEKTEQPSSKKLDEARRKGMVAKSIEVNSLLIVVAGLITIFLLQSYIGQRMGTFTINIFNSLDTLPKKISLLPNLAFDWYMYFFSVLAPIMTAIVIVALASNIAQVGFKLSPEALTPKFSKLNPASGIKRIFSSKSLVEVFKTLLKFFVIAFFTYLILSDLIVASAYLDNLNPSELIIFMIDNAFSLLWKIALLYAVIAVIDFVYQRFKFRKDMMMTKQEVKEEMKQLEGDPHVKGRIRKAQMQAAQQRMMANLPTADVVITNPTHYAVALKYDMTKDSAPEVIAKGVDLLAQKIKKVAAEHNIPLHEDRELARALYKMCDVGDKIPPSLFKAVAQVLAYVYNLKKNKKY from the coding sequence ATGGCTGAGTTTGATGGACAGGAAAAAACTGAGCAACCGTCGTCAAAGAAACTCGATGAAGCAAGAAGAAAGGGAATGGTTGCTAAAAGTATTGAGGTAAATTCTCTTTTAATTGTTGTTGCCGGTTTGATTACAATTTTTTTATTACAGTCATACATTGGTCAGAGAATGGGCACTTTTACAATAAATATTTTTAATTCGCTGGACACTTTGCCAAAGAAGATTTCTCTTCTTCCTAATCTGGCTTTTGACTGGTATATGTATTTCTTTTCAGTGTTAGCACCGATTATGACAGCTATTGTAATTGTAGCTCTTGCATCAAACATTGCTCAGGTTGGCTTTAAGCTTAGTCCAGAAGCACTTACTCCAAAGTTTTCGAAGCTAAATCCTGCAAGCGGCATCAAGAGAATTTTTTCTTCAAAGTCTTTGGTTGAAGTATTTAAAACTTTGTTAAAGTTTTTTGTAATTGCTTTCTTCACTTATCTGATTCTCAGTGATTTGATTGTTGCATCAGCATATCTTGATAATCTGAATCCATCTGAACTTATAATTTTTATGATAGACAATGCTTTTTCACTTCTTTGGAAGATCGCACTCTTATATGCTGTTATTGCAGTGATAGATTTTGTTTATCAACGATTTAAGTTCAGAAAAGATATGATGATGACCAAGCAAGAAGTTAAAGAAGAAATGAAACAACTTGAAGGCGATCCGCATGTTAAAGGAAGAATCAGAAAAGCACAGATGCAGGCAGCACAACAAAGAATGATGGCTAATCTGCCAACTGCTGATGTTGTTATAACTAACCCAACTCACTATGCAGTTGCACTAAAATATGATATGACTAAAGATTCAGCTCCTGAAGTGATAGCAAAAGGTGTTGATTTACTTGCGCAAAAAATTAAGAAAGTTGCCGCTGAACATAATATACCTCTGCACGAAGACAGAGAACTCGCAAGAGCTTTATATAAGATGTGCGATGTTGGTGATAAAATTCCGCCTTCACTTTTCAAAGCTGTGGCACAAGTGCTGGCTTATGTTTACAATCTTAAAAAGAATAAAAAGTATTGA
- a CDS encoding TIGR02530 family flagellar biosynthesis protein, translated as MYEINGIKVPFLPINNYDGDQVRNKSSAESFESIFQQELDKLKFSHHALKRLEERNISLSDDDMLKINTAVEKAEQKGAKDSLVMMNSTAFIVNIPNRTIITALPVESGNENVFTNIDSVVFA; from the coding sequence ATGTACGAGATAAATGGAATCAAAGTACCTTTTCTGCCAATCAATAATTATGATGGCGATCAGGTACGCAACAAAAGTTCAGCTGAAAGTTTTGAATCAATATTTCAGCAGGAACTTGATAAGCTGAAATTTTCTCATCATGCACTGAAGCGACTTGAAGAACGAAATATCAGCTTAAGTGATGATGATATGTTGAAGATAAATACTGCTGTTGAAAAAGCCGAGCAGAAGGGAGCAAAAGACTCTCTGGTGATGATGAATTCAACAGCGTTTATCGTAAACATCCCGAACAGAACAATCATTACTGCTTTGCCAGTTGAAAGTGGTAATGAGAATGTGTTCACAAATATTGATTCAGTAGTGTTTGCTTAA
- the fliN gene encoding flagellar motor switch protein FliN gives MADELNKQTENQKPKSGAGKSATAAEFSQFEESQFQGFEAGEKINFIKDLQLNVYIELGRTQMQIKDILELERGYVIELDKLASEPVDIYVNNKKIAEGEVVVIDKHFGIRIVNLTDDAAQFKGIS, from the coding sequence ATGGCTGATGAATTAAACAAACAAACAGAAAATCAAAAACCTAAAAGCGGTGCAGGAAAATCTGCAACAGCTGCTGAATTTTCTCAGTTTGAAGAATCACAATTTCAGGGCTTCGAAGCCGGTGAAAAAATTAATTTTATCAAAGACCTTCAGCTTAATGTTTATATCGAGCTCGGAAGAACTCAGATGCAGATTAAAGATATTCTAGAGTTAGAGCGTGGTTATGTTATTGAGCTTGATAAGTTAGCCAGCGAGCCAGTAGATATTTATGTGAATAATAAAAAAATTGCTGAAGGTGAAGTTGTTGTCATTGATAAACACTTCGGAATAAGAATAGTAAACCTTACTGACGATGCTGCACAATTCAAAGGAATTTCATAA
- a CDS encoding flagellar basal body-associated FliL family protein, giving the protein MKEEKQNKEQKPVETLKKNSAMKPKLLIVGLPLFIVQLVVVYFITANILIPKDHNSGNKEEVKQEQSSDEKKENKSNDDEKSSEQEGNTSLGENIFNLDDIIVNPAETNGKTLVLASLGFDLNTAEAKKTMEEKVIIVKDAVITLLSSKTVPQLSNTAYRDSLKSEMISDLSKKMPGVKINNIYFSKFIIQ; this is encoded by the coding sequence ATGAAAGAAGAAAAACAAAATAAAGAACAGAAACCTGTAGAAACCTTAAAGAAAAATTCTGCTATGAAACCAAAACTTTTAATTGTTGGTCTGCCACTTTTTATAGTCCAACTTGTAGTCGTCTATTTTATTACCGCGAACATTCTAATTCCAAAGGATCATAATTCGGGAAATAAGGAAGAGGTTAAACAAGAGCAAAGCTCGGATGAAAAGAAAGAAAATAAATCAAATGATGATGAAAAATCTTCTGAGCAGGAAGGCAATACAAGTTTAGGCGAAAATATATTTAATCTGGACGATATCATCGTAAATCCTGCGGAAACAAATGGTAAGACATTGGTACTTGCGAGTCTTGGTTTTGATCTGAACACTGCTGAAGCCAAAAAAACAATGGAAGAAAAAGTAATCATCGTAAAAGATGCAGTGATTACTTTGCTTTCAAGCAAAACAGTTCCACAATTAAGCAATACAGCATACCGGGATTCGTTGAAATCAGAAATGATATCTGATCTTTCGAAAAAAATGCCCGGAGTTAAAATCAACAATATTTATTTCAGCAAATTCATAATTCAATAA
- the fliM gene encoding flagellar motor switch protein FliM: MPEVVSQQDIDALLKSGGQEPPKPKEENEIQPYDFRLPNRISKTQLRTIRTIHENFAESFSSFLVTKLQTIVNMTVNTVDQIYYSEYVMSVPDPACLFTFSIKHTDIKGILELNVDLALALVDRLLGGNGTSTKQQKIITPIEQKVLQTVVEKVMLDMKKAWHIIDNFDFVAERFEPDVDFVQLTSPNESVLLITFEVVLGEKSYFMNICFATFAFDPIIAKLSSKKLSSVRPTKYNGMSAQELIRKQLNSVLLPVTVELGKSTITLQEMLDLKAGDMIILDKKIHEELTVKVNGKTFYYGYPGIVNNHKAVKVTKNLLTDNSF; this comes from the coding sequence ATGCCTGAAGTAGTATCACAACAAGATATTGATGCCCTGTTAAAAAGCGGTGGACAGGAACCTCCTAAACCTAAGGAAGAAAACGAAATTCAACCTTATGATTTTCGTCTTCCAAACAGAATTTCTAAAACGCAGCTCAGAACAATAAGAACAATTCACGAAAACTTTGCTGAAAGTTTCAGTTCATTTCTTGTTACGAAACTTCAGACCATCGTTAATATGACAGTAAATACGGTTGATCAGATTTACTATTCTGAATATGTAATGTCGGTTCCTGATCCTGCTTGTCTTTTTACTTTCAGTATAAAACATACTGACATAAAAGGAATTCTTGAACTTAATGTTGATCTCGCACTTGCACTTGTTGACAGATTATTGGGTGGTAATGGAACTAGTACAAAACAGCAGAAAATAATCACTCCAATCGAGCAAAAAGTTCTTCAAACTGTTGTAGAAAAAGTAATGCTTGATATGAAAAAAGCATGGCATATAATTGATAATTTTGATTTTGTTGCTGAACGGTTTGAACCCGATGTTGATTTTGTTCAATTGACTTCGCCGAATGAATCGGTTCTTCTGATAACATTCGAAGTAGTTCTCGGTGAGAAATCTTATTTCATGAACATCTGCTTTGCAACTTTTGCATTTGATCCGATAATTGCAAAGCTGTCATCTAAAAAACTTTCTTCAGTTCGTCCGACAAAATATAACGGAATGAGTGCACAGGAACTGATTCGAAAGCAACTGAATTCAGTTCTGCTTCCGGTTACCGTCGAACTTGGTAAATCAACTATTACTTTACAGGAAATGCTCGATTTGAAAGCAGGCGATATGATAATTCTTGATAAAAAAATTCATGAAGAGCTTACAGTAAAAGTTAATGGTAAAACTTTTTATTATGGTTATCCCGGAATTGTAAACAACCACAAAGCAGTAAAAGTAACAAAGAATCTTTTAACCGATAATTCTTTTTAA
- the fliP gene encoding flagellar type III secretion system pore protein FliP (The bacterial flagellar biogenesis protein FliP forms a type III secretion system (T3SS)-type pore required for flagellar assembly.), protein MRTNLILITVVSMFILSSSAFAQQTQSLSFPIPKINVDVGTSQNGKDVAVTLQILLLMTILALAPSIIIMTTSYLRIIIVFHFLKSALGTQQMPPGQLLAGVALFITFFVMAPTWNKVNQDALKPLLDEKIGVEEAYNKGIEPIREFMFKHVRDEDLELFVSMANMSRPNNRNELPTYIVVPAFVLSELRTGFIIGFFLFIPFIMVDLIISSILMSMGMMMLPPMLISLPFKILLFILVDGWNLIVGSVVRSFAQ, encoded by the coding sequence ATGAGAACGAATTTAATTCTGATCACGGTTGTTTCGATGTTTATTCTTTCCTCATCTGCATTTGCTCAGCAAACACAGAGTTTAAGTTTCCCGATTCCTAAAATTAATGTAGATGTTGGAACATCGCAGAATGGAAAAGATGTAGCTGTTACTTTGCAGATTCTTCTCCTAATGACAATACTTGCTCTGGCTCCTTCAATCATTATAATGACAACATCATACTTAAGAATTATTATTGTTTTCCATTTTCTAAAAAGTGCTTTGGGAACTCAGCAAATGCCACCGGGACAATTGCTTGCCGGTGTTGCATTGTTCATAACATTTTTTGTGATGGCTCCAACCTGGAATAAAGTCAATCAGGATGCACTTAAACCTTTGCTTGATGAAAAAATTGGAGTTGAAGAAGCATACAATAAAGGAATTGAACCAATCAGAGAGTTTATGTTCAAGCATGTCAGAGATGAAGACCTCGAACTTTTTGTTTCAATGGCAAATATGAGCAGACCAAACAACAGGAATGAACTCCCTACATACATTGTAGTACCGGCTTTTGTATTAAGCGAACTTAGAACAGGATTTATTATCGGATTTTTTCTTTTCATCCCATTCATAATGGTTGATTTAATCATCTCATCAATTCTTATGTCAATGGGAATGATGATGCTTCCACCGATGTTAATCTCACTTCCATTTAAAATTTTATTATTCATTCTTGTCGATGGTTGGAATTTAATCGTCGGCTCTGTAGTAAGGAGTTTTGCACAATGA
- the fliQ gene encoding flagellar biosynthesis protein FliQ, producing MTEEVVVEILKEAFFTSFYILLPVLGVALIVGIIVSIFQAATSIQEMTLTFIPKILVTALAIILLLPWMMDRMIAITIKFFTMFNTFIR from the coding sequence ATGACAGAAGAAGTAGTAGTCGAAATACTGAAAGAAGCATTCTTTACTTCGTTTTATATTTTGCTTCCTGTTCTCGGTGTAGCACTGATTGTTGGAATAATAGTTTCAATCTTTCAGGCAGCAACCTCAATTCAGGAAATGACACTTACATTTATCCCGAAGATTCTTGTTACTGCACTTGCCATAATTCTACTGCTTCCCTGGATGATGGACAGGATGATAGCTATTACAATCAAATTCTTTACGATGTTTAACACATTCATCAGATGA
- the fliO gene encoding flagellar biosynthetic protein FliO, which yields MSFFEILKLIFPLFLIVVMLYGVLLFVKKYQFKGSKLNSENLRIVTTLMLMPKKYLSVVKVKDKVLILGLSEHNITLLSEMKAEDFELNDEMGFQSNPNFLEVFKKMIKQ from the coding sequence ATGTCCTTCTTTGAAATTCTTAAACTTATCTTTCCGTTATTTCTGATAGTTGTGATGCTCTATGGTGTTTTATTGTTTGTGAAAAAATATCAGTTCAAGGGTAGCAAACTCAATTCAGAAAATCTAAGAATCGTTACAACTCTTATGCTGATGCCTAAAAAATATTTGTCGGTCGTCAAGGTAAAGGATAAAGTTTTGATACTCGGTTTAAGTGAACACAATATAACTCTTCTTTCGGAAATGAAGGCAGAAGATTTTGAACTTAATGATGAAATGGGCTTTCAGAGTAATCCAAATTTTTTAGAAGTCTTTAAGAAGATGATAAAGCAATGA
- a CDS encoding flagellar hook protein FlgE — MSLLNSLFSGVSGLRNHQAMMDVISNNIANVNTIGYKGSRVTFSDTFNKIIRYGSNPTDTAGGTNTFQIGLGMKMNSVDRNWTQGTFEGTGIVTDLALQGKGLFILENNGERFYSRAGAFIFDAQGRLVNSQNGAIVQGKVANEEGIIPPGNYLEDIIIDTNLRLPAVATTDITWGGNLDSSSSLTRSENYLQTGNINSNINIGDTVTDSNKIYDENGNEYTFTVTYTKTAADTYDMTYVLKDANGNNVNGPTTATVVFDSGTGQMLTINGGAPAPINITDVGLGINFNFDPTSVTQTGNSTTLASTVDSNRKPTIVTGSLTIFDSLGSPHVLTIKFTKTSNNNWNWSCTVPPADGTLSGASGTITFNPDGSISSISPNPPVLTFTPNSGASPQNIVLNLGSGFSGITQTSSSSVVSALSQNGSAAASLSNINIDKYGYIIGVFTNGQSRPLAQILLATFPNLNGLISVGENMFTVSANTGDPLIGDPGETTGTTIQSGALEQSNVDLSEEFTRMIVSQRGFQASARVVTVSDTLLQEITNLVR; from the coding sequence ATGTCACTTCTAAATTCTCTTTTCTCGGGCGTTTCCGGTTTAAGAAACCATCAGGCAATGATGGATGTTATCAGCAACAACATCGCTAATGTTAACACAATCGGTTACAAAGGTTCTCGTGTTACATTTAGTGATACATTCAACAAAATTATTCGCTACGGTTCAAATCCCACGGATACTGCAGGTGGTACAAATACCTTCCAGATTGGTCTTGGAATGAAAATGAACTCTGTTGACAGAAACTGGACTCAAGGCACATTTGAAGGAACAGGAATTGTAACTGATCTGGCACTTCAGGGTAAAGGTCTTTTCATTCTTGAAAATAATGGTGAAAGATTCTACTCACGAGCAGGTGCTTTCATTTTTGATGCTCAGGGAAGATTAGTTAATTCACAGAACGGTGCAATTGTTCAGGGTAAAGTTGCTAATGAAGAAGGAATTATTCCTCCGGGAAATTATCTTGAAGATATTATCATTGATACAAACTTAAGATTGCCTGCAGTTGCAACAACTGATATTACCTGGGGCGGAAATCTGGATAGCTCTTCGAGTCTTACAAGATCTGAAAACTATTTGCAAACAGGTAACATCAATTCCAATATCAATATTGGTGATACTGTAACAGACTCAAACAAAATTTATGATGAGAACGGAAATGAATACACATTTACTGTTACATATACCAAGACTGCTGCTGATACTTATGATATGACTTATGTGTTAAAAGATGCAAATGGAAACAATGTCAATGGTCCGACAACTGCTACAGTAGTTTTTGATTCCGGAACAGGTCAGATGTTAACAATAAATGGTGGAGCACCGGCACCGATAAATATTACTGATGTTGGTTTAGGAATTAATTTTAACTTTGATCCAACTTCTGTTACACAGACCGGTAATTCAACTACACTTGCATCTACTGTTGATTCCAACAGAAAGCCGACAATTGTAACTGGTTCATTAACAATATTTGATTCACTTGGTTCACCACATGTTCTTACAATTAAATTTACAAAAACATCAAACAACAACTGGAACTGGAGCTGTACTGTTCCTCCGGCAGATGGAACTTTGAGTGGTGCAAGCGGAACAATCACATTCAATCCAGATGGTTCTATTTCTTCGATATCTCCTAATCCGCCGGTTTTAACTTTTACTCCGAACAGTGGTGCAAGTCCTCAGAATATTGTTCTTAATCTTGGTTCAGGATTCAGTGGAATAACACAGACTTCATCGAGTTCAGTAGTTTCTGCATTATCTCAGAACGGTTCAGCTGCAGCATCATTGTCAAACATAAACATTGATAAATATGGTTACATAATTGGAGTATTTACAAATGGTCAGAGCAGACCACTGGCTCAAATACTACTTGCTACATTTCCTAATCTTAACGGATTGATAAGTGTTGGAGAAAATATGTTCACAGTTTCAGCAAACACAGGCGATCCTTTAATTGGAGATCCAGGTGAAACAACCGGAACAACAATTCAATCCGGTGCTCTTGAACAATCAAATGTTGATTTGTCAGAAGAGTTCACACGAATGATTGTTTCTCAAAGAGGATTTCAGGCAAGTGCAAGAGTAGTAACTGTTTCGGATACATTACTTCAGGAAATAACAAACCTCGTTAGATAA
- a CDS encoding flagellar hook assembly protein FlgD, with product MQTGITSGLGYLNNTPTGKSVLGKDDFLKLMLTQMKSQDPLNPMESTEFAAQLAQFSSLEQLLNLNDQMKTSIDANFYLTQSINNTLAATFIGKEAKLSTNTFQFNGQESQTIGYRLGSRATNVTIKIYNEDGALVKTIENAPANAGDNKLSWDFTDNNGNNVPYGKYRFEVEAIDANENPVSVSKYVLGKIGGVRFTEFGTKLLINGTEFNLSDILEIFEPSNGGN from the coding sequence ATGCAAACAGGAATTACAAGTGGTTTAGGATATTTGAATAACACACCAACAGGAAAATCAGTTTTAGGAAAAGATGATTTTCTAAAGTTGATGTTAACACAGATGAAAAGCCAGGATCCGCTGAATCCTATGGAATCTACTGAGTTTGCTGCACAACTTGCACAATTCAGTTCACTCGAGCAGTTACTCAATCTTAATGATCAGATGAAGACAAGTATCGATGCAAACTTTTATCTGACTCAGTCAATTAATAATACTCTGGCAGCAACCTTTATCGGAAAAGAAGCAAAACTTTCAACCAATACTTTTCAGTTTAACGGACAGGAATCTCAGACAATTGGTTATAGATTAGGTTCACGGGCAACAAATGTAACAATTAAAATTTATAACGAAGACGGAGCGCTTGTAAAAACGATTGAGAACGCTCCGGCAAATGCAGGAGACAATAAACTTTCGTGGGACTTCACCGATAATAACGGTAACAATGTTCCTTATGGTAAATACAGATTTGAAGTTGAAGCAATTGATGCAAATGAAAATCCGGTTTCAGTTTCAAAATATGTTCTTGGAAAAATTGGCGGAGTAAGATTTACAGAATTCGGGACAAAACTTTTAATCAACGGAACTGAATTTAATCTTTCTGATATTCTTGAAATATTCGAACCTTCAAACGGAGGAAATTAA